A single Perognathus longimembris pacificus isolate PPM17 chromosome 17, ASM2315922v1, whole genome shotgun sequence DNA region contains:
- the LOC125365966 gene encoding glial fibrillary acidic protein isoform X1: MERRQVTSARRSYTSSEMVVRGLGPSHRLSAGLRLSPCPRVPLARLSPPLPARVDFSLAGALNAGFKETRASERAEMMELNDRFASYIEKVRFLEQQNKALAAELNQLRAKEPTKLADVYQAELRELRLRLDHLTATSARLEVERDNLAQDLGVLRQKLQDETNLRLEAENNLAAYRQEADEATLARLDLERKIESLEEEIRFLRKIHEEEVQELQEQLARQQVHVEMDVAKPDLTAALREIRTQYEAVATSNLQEAEEWYRSKFADLTDAAARNAEMLRQAKHEANDYRRQLQALTCDLESLRGVNESLERQMREQEERHAREATRYQEALARLEEEGQSLKDEMARHLQEYQDLLNVKLALDIEIATYRKLLEGEENRITIPVQTFSNLQIRGGKSIQEGEVHKVTRHLKRLTIQVIPTQAHQIVNGAPTLETSLDTKSMSEGHLKRNIVVKTVEMRDGEVIKESKQEHKDVM; this comes from the exons ATGGAACGGAGACAGGTCACCTCTGCTCGGCGCTCCTACACCTCCTCAGAGATGGTGGTCAGGGGCCTGGGGCCCAGCCACCGCCTGAGCGCCGGTCTCCGCTTGAGTCCCTGCCCCAGGGTCCCCCTGGCTCGCCTGTCTCCTCCGCTACCGGCTCGAGTGGACTTCTCGCTGGCCGGGGCACTCAATGCCGGCTTCAAGGAGACCCGGGCCAGTGAGCGGGCTGAGATGATGGAGCTCAACGATCGCTTTGCCAGCTACATTGAGAAGGTTCGGTTTTTGGAACAACAAAATAAGGCGCTGGCTGCTGAGCTGAACCAGCTGCGGGCCAAGGAGCCCACCAAGCTGGCCGATGTCTACCAGGCTGAGCTTCGGGAGCTGAGGCTGCGGCTCGATCACCTGACTGCCACCAGCGCTCGGCTTGAGGTGGAGAGAGACAATCTGGCCCAGGACCTGGGCGTCCTGAGACAGAA GCTCCAGGACGAAACCAACCTGAGGCTGGAGGCTGAGAACAACCTGGCTGCCTATAGACAG GAGGCAGATGAAGCCACCTTGGCCCGTCTGGATCTGGAGAGGAAGATTGAGTCACTGGAGGAAGAGATCCGATTCTTAAGGAAGATCCATGAGGAG gAGGTGCAGGAACTTCAGGAGCAGCTGGCCCGACAGCAGGTCCACGTAGAGATGGATGTGGCCAAGCCTGACCTTACAGCAGCCCTGAGAGAGATTCGCACACAGTACGAGGCGGTGGCGACCAGCAACCTGCAGGAGGCAGAGGAGTGGTACCGGTCCAAG TTTGCGGACCTCACAGATGCTGCTGCCCGAAATGCCGAGATGCTCCGACAAGCCAAGCACGAGGCCAACGACTATAGACGCCAGCTGCAGGCTTTAACCTGTGACCTGGAGTCCTTGCGTGGTGTG AATGAGTCCCTGGAAAGGCAGATGCGTGAGCAGGAGGAGCGCCATGCCAGGGAGGCCACACGGTACCAGGAGGCCCTTGCccggctggaggaggagggacagagcCTCAAGGATGAGATGGCCCGCCATCTGCAGGAGTATCAGGACCTGCTGAATGTCAAGCTGGCCCTGGACATCGAGATCGCCACCTACAGAAAGCTGCTGGAGGGCGAGGAGAACCG CATCACCATTCCAGTGCAGACCTTCTCCAACCTGCAGATCCGAG GGGGCAAAAGCATCCAAGAAGGGGAAGTTCACAAGGTCACAAGACATCTCAAAAGGCTCACAATACAAGTTATACCCACACAGGCTCACCAGATTGTAAATGGAGCCCCCACTCTCG
- the LOC125365966 gene encoding glial fibrillary acidic protein isoform X2, producing MERRQVTSARRSYTSSEMVVRGLGPSHRLSAGLRLSPCPRVPLARLSPPLPARVDFSLAGALNAGFKETRASERAEMMELNDRFASYIEKVRFLEQQNKALAAELNQLRAKEPTKLADVYQAELRELRLRLDHLTATSARLEVERDNLAQDLGVLRQKLQDETNLRLEAENNLAAYRQEADEATLARLDLERKIESLEEEIRFLRKIHEEEVQELQEQLARQQVHVEMDVAKPDLTAALREIRTQYEAVATSNLQEAEEWYRSKFADLTDAAARNAEMLRQAKHEANDYRRQLQALTCDLESLRGVNESLERQMREQEERHAREATRYQEALARLEEEGQSLKDEMARHLQEYQDLLNVKLALDIEIATYRKLLEGEENRITIPVQTFSNLQIRETSLDTKSMSEGHLKRNIVVKTVEMRDGEVIKESKQEHKDVM from the exons ATGGAACGGAGACAGGTCACCTCTGCTCGGCGCTCCTACACCTCCTCAGAGATGGTGGTCAGGGGCCTGGGGCCCAGCCACCGCCTGAGCGCCGGTCTCCGCTTGAGTCCCTGCCCCAGGGTCCCCCTGGCTCGCCTGTCTCCTCCGCTACCGGCTCGAGTGGACTTCTCGCTGGCCGGGGCACTCAATGCCGGCTTCAAGGAGACCCGGGCCAGTGAGCGGGCTGAGATGATGGAGCTCAACGATCGCTTTGCCAGCTACATTGAGAAGGTTCGGTTTTTGGAACAACAAAATAAGGCGCTGGCTGCTGAGCTGAACCAGCTGCGGGCCAAGGAGCCCACCAAGCTGGCCGATGTCTACCAGGCTGAGCTTCGGGAGCTGAGGCTGCGGCTCGATCACCTGACTGCCACCAGCGCTCGGCTTGAGGTGGAGAGAGACAATCTGGCCCAGGACCTGGGCGTCCTGAGACAGAA GCTCCAGGACGAAACCAACCTGAGGCTGGAGGCTGAGAACAACCTGGCTGCCTATAGACAG GAGGCAGATGAAGCCACCTTGGCCCGTCTGGATCTGGAGAGGAAGATTGAGTCACTGGAGGAAGAGATCCGATTCTTAAGGAAGATCCATGAGGAG gAGGTGCAGGAACTTCAGGAGCAGCTGGCCCGACAGCAGGTCCACGTAGAGATGGATGTGGCCAAGCCTGACCTTACAGCAGCCCTGAGAGAGATTCGCACACAGTACGAGGCGGTGGCGACCAGCAACCTGCAGGAGGCAGAGGAGTGGTACCGGTCCAAG TTTGCGGACCTCACAGATGCTGCTGCCCGAAATGCCGAGATGCTCCGACAAGCCAAGCACGAGGCCAACGACTATAGACGCCAGCTGCAGGCTTTAACCTGTGACCTGGAGTCCTTGCGTGGTGTG AATGAGTCCCTGGAAAGGCAGATGCGTGAGCAGGAGGAGCGCCATGCCAGGGAGGCCACACGGTACCAGGAGGCCCTTGCccggctggaggaggagggacagagcCTCAAGGATGAGATGGCCCGCCATCTGCAGGAGTATCAGGACCTGCTGAATGTCAAGCTGGCCCTGGACATCGAGATCGCCACCTACAGAAAGCTGCTGGAGGGCGAGGAGAACCG CATCACCATTCCAGTGCAGACCTTCTCCAACCTGCAGATCCGAG
- the Kif18b gene encoding kinesin-like protein KIF18B: MMTVAEDSKVQVVVRVRPSTPRELESQRRPVVQVVDERVLVFDPEEPDGGFPGLKWSGSHDGGPPKKKGKDLTFVFDRVFGEMATQQDVFQHTTHSILDSFLQGYNCSVFAYGATGAGKTHTMLGKEGDPGIMYLTTMELYRRLEALKEEKRFEVLISYLEVYNEQIRDLLEPKGSLAIREDPDKGVVVQGLSFHQPASAEQLLEMLTRGNRSRTQHPTDANATSSRSHAIFQIFVKQQDRVPGLTQALQMAKMSLIDLAGSERASTTHARGERLREGANINRSLLALINVLNALADAKGRKSHVPYRDSKLTRLLKDSIGGNCRTVMIAAISPSSLTYEDTYNTLKYADRAKEIRLSLKSNVISLDCHISQYATICQQLQAEVAALKKKLQAYESGAQATQQDLPQPHKSGQPQCSSLLPQPPSQPCTSEPHLESGVLQEGSLRTEGQEQRNMEGNSDQQQFLQDKDKNHDEKVPTQMPELNLKHPLPGSPGLMLQPEPVTDHLSPQKLDVDRSKQLAFQVLCLAQRQYSLLQAANLLTPDMIAEFETLKRLVQEENTEPGAKTSSTPGLASKAPLAQELCFESKSLEYCGPVTRTMAKQLHTLGIPSGPDRSPHKAARQPTEEKKKKRRLSPAEPDCPLAPKQRQSFLPCLRRGSLPKAQPSLEPSTPKRKRASSPCHSPRFCPATVIKSRVPLGPSAIQNCSTPLAPARDLNTTFDLSEEPLSTLSCHGFDGWEKVPQELNRLNQPFIPSAPVPFTSKAPKLPSSFPGTTTCRKKRTMSSSISRGQSRIARLHSSTLKRPTGPLAIPDPPVSPHCLADQRAQKELIRVGGVLSAGSCVTMVS; encoded by the exons ATGATGACGGTGGCGGAGGACAGCAAGGTGCAGGTGGTGGTGCGGGTGCGGCCCTCCACCCCTCGGGAGCTGGAGAGTCAACGGCGtcctgtggttcaggtggtagatgAACGGGTTCTGGTATTTGACCCTGAGGAGCCTGATGGGGGATTCCCTGGTCTGAAATGGAGTGGCTCCCATGATGGTGGTCCCCctaaaaagaaaggcaaagactTGACATTCGTCTTCGATCGAGTCTTTGGTGAGATGGCTACCCAACAGGACGTGTTCCAACACACCACCCACAGCATCCTGGACAGCTTCCTCCAGGGCTACAACTGCTCAG TGTTTGCCTACGGGGCCACCGGGGCTGGGAAGACACACACCATgctgggaaaggagggggacccCGGCATCATGTACCTGACCACCATGGAACTGTACAGGCGTCTTGAGGCCCTCAAAGAAGAGAAGCGATTCGAGGTGCTCATCAGCTACCTGGAG GTGTACAATGAACAGATCCGTGACCTCTTGGAGCCCAAAGGATCCCTTGCCATCCGTGAGGACCCTGACAAAGGAGTGGTGGTGCAAGGACTTTCTTTCCACCAG CCCGCCTCAGCTGAGCAGCTGCTGGAGATGCTAACCAGAGGCAACCGCAGCCGCACACAGCACCCTACCGATGCCAACGCTACATCCTCCCGCTCCCATGCCATCTTCCAG ATCTTCGTGAAACAGCAGGACCGGGTCCCAGGACTGACTCAAGCCCTTCAGATGGCCAAGATGAGCCTGATTGACTTGGCTGGCTCAGAGCGGGCATCCACCACCCATGCCAGGGGGGAGCGACTGCGGGAGGGTGCCAACATCAACCGTTCTCTGCTGGCTCTCATCAATGTCCTCAATGCTCTGGCTGATGCCAAG GGCCGAAAGTCTCATGTGCCCTACCGGGACAGCAAACTGACCCGCCTGCTCAAGGACTCTATCGGGGGCAACTGCCGCACGGTGATGATTGCCGCCATCAGCCCCTCCAGCCTGACGTATGAGGACACCTACAACACCCTCAAATATGCTGACCGGGCCAAGGAGATCAGACTCTCG CTGAAGAGCAACGTGATCAGCTTGGACTGTCATATTAGCCAGTATGCTACCATCTGCCAGCAGCTCCAGGCTGAG GTGGCTGCCCTGAAGAAGAAGCTCCAGGCCTATGAGTCAGGCGCCCAGGCCACACAGCAGGACCTCCCACAGCCCCACAAATCCGGCCAACCACAATG CTCCTCCTTACTGCCCCAGCCTCCTAGCCAGCCCTGCACCTCAGAACCCCACCTGGAGTCGGGAGTCCTTCAAGAGGGGAGCCTTAGGACAGAGGGCCAGGAACAGAGGAACATGGAAGGAAACTCAGACCAGCAACAGTTCCTACAGGACAAGGACAAAAACCACGATGAGAAA gTTCCAACCCAGATGCCAGAGCTAAACCTCAAGCACCCACTACCAGGATCCCCTGGCCTGATGCTGCAGCCCGAGCCAGTTACAGACCACCTCTCACCACAGAAATTGGACGTGGATCGGTCTAAGCA GTTGgccttccaggtgctgtgcttggcCCAGCGGCAATACTCTCTGCTCCAGGCAGCCAACCTCCTGACCCCAGACATGATTGCAGAGTTTGAGACCCTGAAGCGGCTAGTGCAAGAGGAGAACACTGAGCCTGGGGCCAAGACCTCTAGCACTCCCGGCCTGGCCAGCAAGGCCCCTCTGGCTCAGGAGCTGTGTTTCGAGTCCA AGTCTCTGGAGTACTGTGGCCCTGTGACCCGGACCATGGCAAAGCAACTGCACACTCTGGGGATCCCCTCTGGACCTGACCGCAGCCCTCACAAGGCAGCCCGGCAGCCCAccgaggagaagaagaagaagaggagactgAGTCCTGCCGAGCCAGACTGTCCTCTGGCCCCAAAGCAGCGCCAGTCCTTTCTCCCCTGTCTGAGGAGGGGGTCTCTGCCTAAGGCTCAGCCTTCACTGGAGCCCAGCACCCCAAAACGGAAAAGGGCCTCCTCTCCCTGCCATTCCCCTCGCTTCTGCCCAGCCACAGTCATCAAAAGCCGGGTTCCCCTGGGCCCTTCGGCTATACAGAACTGTTCCACCCCTCTGGCCCCTGCTCGTGACCTCAACACCACCTTTGATCTCTCAGAGGAGCCCCTCTCCACACTCAGTTGTCACGGATTTGATGGCTGGGAGAAAGTCCCCCAGGAGTTGAACAGGCTGAACCAGCCCTTCATCCCCAG TGCACCTGTGCCATTCACCAGCAAGGCCCCCAAGCTGCCATCTTCCTTCCCCGGGACCACCACTTGCAGGAAGAAGCGCACCATGAG TTCCTCCATCTCCCGGGGCCAAAGTCGCATTGCTCGCCTCCACAGCAGCACCTTGAAGAGACCAACTGGGCCTCTTGCAATCCCAG ACCCGCCGGTGAGTCCCCACTGCCTTGCTGACCAGAGAGCACAGAAGGAACTCATCAGGGTCGGGGGAGTGCTGTCAGCCGGGAGCTGTGTCACCATGGTGTCCTGA